The DNA window AACAAGGAACTCTCCTGTTCTCATGGTATGATATCCCTGTATGGTTAAGATCACAGTTCAGTGTATGGTTTTGCTGACCAATATTGACCAAGACATCCTCTAGCTGTAGTCAACATTATCCAAAACATCGTCTGTATAAAACAACAGGTATGGCTTTGTTTACACAGACAACCCTCACGTAAGTGCCACAATATATGACCACAGAGCCTTTTGCCAAACTGGGTTGAAATGGTACCAGCTAGAACGGTAAGATCAATAGAAGTTGTTCTCCAAAAAAGTCTTGAAGTTTCACTCTTCAACAAGATGTAACATGGTGACAAGAATGGCCCAGTCTTAATGCCCAAACTAAGGtattcttttcttctttgtgaCGAGccttctgtgtttctgagtaAACTTAGAACTGACACCCATATTCCTGTTTGAATTTGGCTGTCTGAATTTACGGCTTAGTTCCACTAATATACATGGTCATcctaaaaaaagagacatattccCTAACTGATGCACTGGTGTTTGTTAAAACCATGTTTGTGCGTATAACTTTTCCCACATTCTACACAGTTAAAAGGCTTCTCTCCAGTGTGAGTTCTGAGATGGACATTCAGAGAACTTTTTTGAGAGAAACTCTTCCCACACTCCATGCAGGTGTACGGTTTTTCCCCTGAGTGCGTGCGCTGGTGGAGTTTGAGGTATGTTTTTCGAGCAAAGCGTTTGCCACACATGGTGCAGGCAAACGGCTTTTCTCCAGAGTGCTGCCGCAAATGTACTTTCAGATACCCCAAGTAAGTGAAACTCTTTccacaaaatacacactcaaATTTCTTGTCCCCCCTAGGACTTCTCTGATTTTGCATCGGGTTGAAGTTGATCGTATTAGGATATAATCTAACAAACTCTTCAGAGTCCAGGTTTGGTTCACTTGTATTGTCTCCATGTGTGGTGGGTAATGTGGCGGTGCTTATACTGTCTGgtcctctgtgttgtgtgctttGGCCCACTTGGTTATCTGAAGTGATGGCGTACGTGACAAAGCTGTCCGTCTGACTCTGGGTCACACTGGCTGATCCGCTAATATTGTTACTTGGCATCATCTGACCTGTtcaagaataaataaataaaacaatttaacaCTGACGTATTGACAGAAAGGCATATGATTTTCACTTTGATCAGAATATACAGCAGACCATTACCATTGAGTTTCAATGGACTTACTCCTTACTACACAAGTTTGTTTCTTAATTGTAAAAGAAAACTTACATAAAAACAGGCCAGCTGCAAAGTTAAATATTAATTCAATACATTTTCTTTacattaattttatttacattttgttttcctgaatGTAACTGTGAAATTTTATAAGTGGTATACTAATAAGGGTTAACGTCGGTTAACCGATTGCAATTCTCATTTGGTGACCAGGGTTTCTGAAATgcggagaatttttttttttttttttcaaatatttgcatttttttttttttcattatgcaTACAGGCATTTTAAACTCATCTTAAAACTGGATTTCAGAGTCAAATGTGGGCCGATTTACATACAAAAGGAACGTGTTTGAACCTAAAAGATTGGGTCTTTGTACTTGTAAGGAGCGTATATGTGATTTGTTTTAAACTAAAGCTCAAAAATGTGTAAcaatttttaaatttcattttctgacCATAACTCTAATTTTAACTTTTGTAACGTGAtttctaaagattttttttttcttacaatgCTGAGCCTAAAACTACCAGGTGGATCTAATCATGCTACTCACCTCTCCCATCGGCCACTGGTTCgctctgtgtgttgttttttccaaGGCAATCTTCCCAAGTCTCTTCCTTGATCAAGATCATATCAGGTCCTTCATCCACCAGATCAACTGACTGAGTGCAGAAACATGAAATCAGATTAACTTGATATTCACTGAAATGTCTGTTATCAAAGTGAAGACACGGTGAAGATcattaatgaatttatttttttaggggGAACTCCAATACTCATTATTTCCTTCTGCACAATTTTTGAATGACCAAAACTTCAGCATAAACACCACTGACAACGTCCTAGCCTTTATAAGCCTCTGCGTGGAATCTCTTTTGATAACAGAGAACTCTGAAAAGAGGTGTTCAGGAAACTGCCATTTCTCTATACTGTCAGTATAAATACCCAATACTGATATACAACTACCCGTACTGCAATGTCTTGTATGAACAGTTGTCCaattatgttgttaatatgGGGACAAACGGCAACTGTTCCAGTCACATATTTCTAGACACAGTGGATCTCTCAACTATAATGAGCTGTTTATAACCTTTAGCATTAGAGGTTCAAGAGAGATTGTCATTAAGCCTTATGTGTGTTAAGCCTTTGTGGACAAAACATGGATTCATGAGGGCTGAACTGCCTCATTCTGCATGCCATTTGATGAACATTATCTGGATACTTGATGCACATTAAAATTTCTGATGAATAACTTTCAGCAGGAGGTAACTActtgacaaaaacaaagtaaagtTTTAGCTAAAAATGGAGTTAAGTAGACTAACATCTAGCTTAATGTTTGGTGGAGTATCCCTTTAAAATAACGAAAGTGGACATCCACCGCTGGAGGCCACTGAGTTCTCTTTAACAGACAGCTGCTATATAGAACGCGTCCTTCTTAAGTACAGCTTCCCTTGAATTCTCTCAAAAGAGCCCATTCAAACAGCCACAGTATATCTTTGCACCTTCCATAAAAGTCTAGCTTTTTCTGCCCATGCGCATATCGCTCCAGGGAGAGATGTAGGCGGGTTTAGGTTACAACTGAGTTTATCCTAATATGATGGTACAAACACAGGCGCTAATTAACCTGTAATGTTCATCTGGATTTTATGTCATAAcaggtaaaaacaaatgaaccagAAATGTTATACACAGACCTCTTCCCTAATAATAGATGAGTCCAGTGACGGGTCCGTCTGttgtcctctttcttcttctctccatAAATTCATACACCATTCTTTCCCGAACACGTTGTCTATTGCGGGCGGGTGCCTTTCTGGGGAGTTAAATATACAACACGGAGAAAGCCGAGTAATCTCTGTACGAAAGATAAACTTTACACACCAGCTGAACAAACTCTGCATGCGGCTACTTTATTTGGTGAGAAGATGCACAACTCGGGAATTCTGTAAGTCTTTGGTGCCACTGTTCAGTAGCCTACCTTCTATTCCTTTGGAGCCTCCGCCAAACTGAGATCTGCTATGGTGACAGTTGACGGTGGTCTTTTGCGCTACAGTCCGACCTGTATCTCTGGTACATCTGAGCTCGCACTCCAGAAAATCACATTTCTTCC is part of the Chanos chanos chromosome 13, fChaCha1.1, whole genome shotgun sequence genome and encodes:
- the LOC115826048 gene encoding oocyte zinc finger protein XlCOF6, which translates into the protein MSAISTFQTQLVSIMDTLAKTAVLEISKLVDIEYKVLRFEVTRSRQEIRTLQGKLQLMENMLQDYRAQRQGTGEDGGPEMRKIPDPCSAEYQLRRDVLSEIKREIVSEEVSKASEDFATHEGATEEFLLTGQDKRLSVSKTLRTRTVGTLSGDKRFVCTYCAKRFKCFSQLEIHQRSHTGEKPFKCMLCGKRYAQRGHLYTHQRTHTGEKPYRCLQCGKGFIQKCRTVAQKTTVNCHHSRSQFGGGSKGIEGQMMPSNNISGSASVTQSQTDSFVTYAITSDNQVGQSTQHRGPDSISTATLPTTHGDNTSEPNLDSEEFVRLYPNTINFNPMQNQRSPRGDKKFECVFCGKSFTYLGYLKVHLRQHSGEKPFACTMCGKRFARKTYLKLHQRTHSGEKPYTCMECGKSFSQKSSLNVHLRTHTGEKPFNCVECGKSYTHKHGFNKHQCIS